The proteins below come from a single Ostrinia nubilalis chromosome Z, ilOstNubi1.1, whole genome shotgun sequence genomic window:
- the LOC135086717 gene encoding succinate dehydrogenase assembly factor 3, mitochondrial, which translates to MSGAEHISRVRRLYKLIFRVHRALPAELRVMGDNYAREEFKRHKKCNPEEARIFLNEWTDYAIGLAQQIKPLQQAKRKTVGKYIDPQLLDHMTDDQIVQLYELHKAATQEDTENTDSTKDTVEKK; encoded by the exons ATGTCTGGTGCTGAACATATTTCCCGCGTCCGAAGGCTATATAAGTTGATATTCCGCGTGCACAGAGCGCTGCCGGCGGAACTGCGTGTGATGGGAGACAATTACGCGAGAGAAGAGTTCAAACGGCACAAGAAATGTAATCCAGAAGAAGCTCGGATATTTCTAAACGAATGGACT GACTATGCAATAGGCCTCGCACAGCAGATTAAGCCACTGCAGCAAGCTAAACGTAAGACAGTCGGCAAGTACATAGATCCCCAGTTACTGGACCACATGACCGATGACCAGATCGTTCAACTTTACGAACTGCACAAAGCCGCCACACAAGAAGACACAGAAAATACGGACAGTACCAAAGACACAGTTGAGAAAAAGTGA